Proteins found in one Dermacentor silvarum isolate Dsil-2018 chromosome 8, BIME_Dsil_1.4, whole genome shotgun sequence genomic segment:
- the LOC119462867 gene encoding thiol S-methyltransferase METTL7B: MPEELVIGMRTGCHSNHPLGVRLQRWTRLLLNHVLLAAIGVGGMFFLPALLASHRFREVFFAFIYTLIQRFMKKDMAVLRRAVVSPLDDMVSHDACLKARGAVRLLEVGAAYGPNLEFIARPVEYWTLEPNTNFEAALQRTLKENPNVEMKRVIHGYGEDMAMLPDEHFDAVLLVYVLCTAKDGSKLLSECKRVLAKGGCLLFAEHIGHKKGSFSRFLQDVMTPYTKNLAGGCHLNRDSETLLTRAGFSNMIIHNIDLDIPVVLSRTIYGTAIA, encoded by the exons ATGCCTGAAGAGTTGGTCATCGGAATGAGAACAGGCTGCCATTCTAACCATCCACTTGGAGTCAGGTTGCAGAGATGGACGCGCTTGCTTCTCAACCACGTTTTGCTCGCTGCTATTGGAGTCGGCGGAATGTTCTTCCTGCCAGCCCTCCTGGCCAGTCACCGTTTTCGTGAAGTCTTCTTCGCTTTCATCTACACGCTTATTCAGCGTTTCATGAAGAAAGACATGGCCGTGCTGCGACGTGCCGTCGTGTCTCCGCTGGACGATATGGTGTCGCATGACGCATGCCTGAAGGCACGCGGCGCCGTTCGTCTGCTGGAGGTGGGGGCGGCTTACGGACCCAATCTGGAATTCATTGCCCGCCCCGTCGAGTATTGGACGCTGGAGCCCAACACAAACTTCGAAGCAGCTCTGCAGAGGACCCTCAAAGAAAACCCGAAC GTCGAGATGAAGCGCGTCATCCATGGATACGGCGAGGACATGGCAATGTTGCCTGATGAACACTTCGACGCTGTTCTCCTCGTCTACGTCCTCTGCACGGCGAAGGATGGCTCGAAGCTACTCAGCGAATGCAAACGTGTCCTCGCAAAG GGTGGCTGTCTTCTCTTCGCCGAGCACATCGGTCACAAGAAGGGATCCTTCTCTAGGTTTCTTCAAGACGTCATGACTCCGTACACCAAGAATCTTGCTGGTGGCTGCCACCTGAATCGGGATAGCGAGACTTTGCTCACAAGAGCTGGATTCTCTAACATGATCATTCATAACATTGACTTGGACATACCGGTGGTGCTCAGCCGCACCATCTATGGCACCGCAATAGCGTAA